The following proteins come from a genomic window of Heyndrickxia acidicola:
- a CDS encoding NAD-dependent malic enzyme, with the protein MRLQLDRETHSFSEIANCISIAGGDVIGIDVISSTKTHTVRDITVNGLDLTNSKLLIDLISKLRGVKVINISDRTFLMHLGGKIETGLKSKIKNRDDLSRVYTPGVASVCTAIAEEPDKAYSLTIKRNTVAVISDGTAVLGLGNIGPAAAMPVMEGKALLFKQLANVDAFPLCLDTQDTEEIIRTIKAVAPAFGGINLEDIASPRCFEIERRLKEELDVPVFHDDQHGTAVVILAGLINALRITKKKLEDIKVVITGIGAAGMACSKMLLSAGVKNIIGVDRMGAINRNEKYDNIYWTEYANMTNPDNLSGNLSEVIEGADVFIGLSAPGILKVEDVKSMAKDPIVFAMANPLPEIDPEKAEPYVRVMATGRSDFPNQINNVLCFPGIFRGALDSRSTEINEEMKLAAAHAIASVVRDEELNEAYIIPSVFNEKVVEKVREAVIKAAHETGVARREPRE; encoded by the coding sequence ATGCGCTTACAATTAGATAGAGAAACTCACTCTTTCAGCGAGATTGCTAACTGTATCAGCATCGCTGGCGGAGATGTTATCGGTATTGATGTCATTTCATCAACCAAGACACATACCGTACGCGACATTACTGTAAACGGTCTTGATTTAACCAATAGTAAATTGCTAATAGACTTAATATCCAAGCTGCGCGGTGTCAAGGTTATTAACATCTCTGACCGAACGTTCCTTATGCATCTTGGCGGAAAAATTGAAACAGGCTTAAAAAGCAAAATTAAAAACCGTGATGACTTATCCAGAGTTTATACTCCGGGTGTAGCAAGTGTTTGTACTGCTATTGCGGAAGAACCGGACAAGGCCTATTCACTAACCATTAAACGAAACACAGTAGCAGTTATTTCAGATGGGACAGCCGTACTAGGTCTTGGAAATATCGGTCCAGCTGCAGCTATGCCGGTTATGGAAGGAAAGGCTCTTCTTTTCAAACAGCTTGCAAACGTGGATGCGTTCCCTCTTTGCCTGGATACCCAGGATACTGAAGAAATTATTCGCACTATAAAAGCTGTAGCTCCTGCATTCGGAGGAATCAACCTTGAGGATATCGCATCTCCGCGCTGCTTTGAGATTGAACGCAGGTTAAAAGAGGAGCTGGATGTCCCTGTTTTCCATGACGATCAGCACGGTACAGCTGTCGTAATTCTAGCAGGATTAATTAACGCATTAAGAATTACAAAGAAAAAACTTGAAGATATCAAAGTTGTCATTACCGGTATTGGTGCTGCAGGGATGGCTTGCTCCAAAATGCTTCTATCCGCCGGGGTTAAAAACATTATCGGTGTTGACCGTATGGGTGCTATTAACCGAAATGAGAAATATGACAATATTTACTGGACTGAATATGCCAATATGACAAATCCGGACAACCTTAGCGGTAACCTATCCGAAGTCATTGAAGGCGCCGATGTCTTTATCGGCCTTTCAGCTCCCGGCATCCTAAAAGTGGAAGATGTTAAAAGCATGGCGAAGGACCCAATCGTATTTGCCATGGCAAATCCTCTTCCAGAAATTGATCCAGAAAAAGCTGAACCATACGTAAGAGTAATGGCGACTGGCCGCTCTGATTTCCCTAACCAAATTAACAATGTTTTATGCTTCCCTGGAATCTTCCGCGGAGCATTGGATTCCCGCTCGACTGAAATTAACGAAGAAATGAAGCTTGCAGCTGCACATGCAATTGCCTCAGTCGTAAGAGATGAAGAGCTGAACGAAGCCTATATTATACCAAGCGTCTTTAACGAAAAAGTCGTAGAAAAAGTTCGTGAAGCCGTAATTAAAGCTGCACACGAAACAGGAGTTGCGCGCCGCGAACCGCGTGAATAA
- a CDS encoding glycerate kinase produces MKIVVAPDSFKESLTSIEVAQSIENGFLKVFPNAEIIKIPMADGGEGTVQSLIHATGGSTHSASVSGPLGEPVNAIYGILGNGKTAVIEMASASGLHLVPFNKRNPMFTSTRGTGELILSALAHDIQHIIIGIGGSATNDGGMGMAKALGVRFTDHEGNDIGEGGGALAKLAKIDVSDLDERLSNVKIEVACDVDNPLTGPKGASAIYGPQKGATPKMADLLDHYLAHYAFVIERDLGKHINNIPGAGAAGGLGAGLLAFLPSILNKGVDIVMEAVDLAKHVMDADIVITGEGKIDSQTVFGKTPIGVARIAKQLNVPVIAIAGSIADDYSKVYEYGLDAVFSIIPGVVKLEHAFSHTSLYIENTVRNIARILKMNRA; encoded by the coding sequence ATGAAGATTGTGGTTGCACCAGACTCATTTAAAGAAAGTTTGACTTCCATAGAGGTAGCTCAATCGATAGAAAACGGATTTCTAAAGGTTTTTCCAAATGCAGAAATTATAAAAATTCCTATGGCAGACGGTGGGGAAGGCACTGTTCAGTCACTTATTCATGCAACTGGCGGCAGCACACATTCTGCTTCGGTATCAGGACCGCTCGGGGAACCTGTTAATGCTATTTACGGAATTCTTGGCAATGGAAAAACAGCTGTGATTGAAATGGCGTCAGCCTCTGGCCTCCATCTTGTCCCATTTAATAAGAGGAACCCGATGTTTACTTCTACTCGCGGAACCGGAGAATTGATATTATCTGCCCTTGCTCATGATATTCAGCACATCATCATTGGAATTGGAGGCAGTGCAACCAATGATGGCGGCATGGGCATGGCAAAGGCACTTGGAGTCCGCTTTACCGATCATGAAGGAAATGACATTGGGGAAGGCGGAGGAGCATTAGCAAAACTTGCAAAAATTGATGTCTCCGATTTGGATGAGCGCTTGTCCAACGTGAAAATTGAGGTTGCATGCGATGTTGATAATCCGCTTACCGGTCCAAAAGGAGCTTCTGCCATTTATGGCCCCCAAAAAGGTGCAACTCCAAAAATGGCAGATTTGCTTGACCATTATCTGGCTCATTATGCATTTGTTATTGAAAGGGACCTTGGCAAGCATATTAACAATATTCCAGGTGCTGGGGCAGCTGGCGGTCTTGGTGCAGGACTGCTCGCATTTTTACCATCGATTCTTAATAAAGGTGTTGATATAGTAATGGAGGCAGTTGATTTGGCAAAGCATGTAATGGATGCAGATATTGTGATCACTGGGGAAGGAAAAATAGACAGTCAGACAGTCTTTGGCAAAACACCGATTGGTGTCGCAAGAATAGCCAAGCAGCTAAATGTTCCCGTCATCGCTATAGCTGGAAGTATAGCAGATGACTACAGTAAGGTGTATGAATATGGATTAGATGCAGTCTTCAGTATTATACCCGGTGTGGTTAAGCTTGAACATGCTTTTTCCCACACTTCTCTCTATATAGAAAACACTGTCAGAAACATTGCAAGGATACTGAAAATGAATAGAGCATGA